One window of the Solanum stenotomum isolate F172 chromosome 11, ASM1918654v1, whole genome shotgun sequence genome contains the following:
- the LOC125845185 gene encoding uncharacterized protein LOC125845185 produces MGKLICDSTASSPVIPWRDPTSTPSSIDLVDQSSTAITPVAVVDTSSWENVSSLEDQQRKHLTKIQSRGVLWKHPQDQNASMVFRLSHGGEVEADGNCLFTACGKSMGVKTVSCARDLRRRTVRRFLEDLGSEKEAIESAIKHMYSPDLKSGWGIHVVQELKLLAKKDDREVLESAISELVHLGMQRELAAESIYKERCIAVDDGPSWAKYMSISGSPDDEYDIITLQYTEEGLLTVDENIDGHAAAFGDDIAIECLATVFKREIFVVQAHGSDAMVNEENCVFFLPHRPKCEICEPPFFLFMKGTGWCGAGADHYEPLIATPSAYVSQEKVALVL; encoded by the exons atggGGAAACTCATCTGCGACTCAACAGCATCGTCGCCGGTGATTCCATGGCGGGATCCTACCTCTACACCCTCATCTATCGACCTCGTTGACCAATCATCGACGGCGATCACCCCTGTCGCCGTCGTTGATACCTCTTCCTGGGAAAATGTTTCATCTTTAGAGGACCAGCAGAGAAAGCATTTGACAAAGATTCAGTCTAGGGGAGTGCTGTGGAAACATCCTCAGGATCAGAACGCTTCCATGGTTTTCCGGCTGAGCCACGGCGGAGAAGTCGAGGCAGACGGAAACTGTCTTTTTACGGCTTGTGGGAAATCAATGGGAGTTAAAACGGTGTCGTGCGCGAGAGATCTGAGACGGCGGACAGTGCGGAGGTTCCTTGAAGATCTTGGATCGGAGAAAGAAGCGATTGAATCGGCGATTAAGCACATGTATTCTCCGGATCTGAAATCTGGTTGGGGTATTCATGTGGTTCAAGAGTTGAAGCTGTTAGCTAAGAAGGACGATAGAGAGGTTCTGGAATCGGCTATTTCCGAGCTTGTTCACCTCGGAATGCAGCG AGAATTGGCTGCTGAGTCTATATACAAAGAGAGATGCATAGCTGTGGATGATGGCCCAAGTTGGGCCAAGTACATGTCAATTTCTGGTTCGCCTGATGATGAATATGATATCATCACTTTGCAGTATACGGAGGAGGGTTTATTAACTGTAGATGAGAATATTGATGGTCATGCGGCTGCATTTGGAGACGATATAGCGATTGAGTGTCTTGCAACCGTGTTTAAAAGAGAGATCTTTGTG GTGCAAGCACATGGATCCGACGCAATGGTTAATGAAGAAAATTGTGTCTTCTTTCTCCCACATCGTCCCAAATGTGAAATATGTGAACCTCCTTTCTTCCTTTTCATGAAAGGAACAG GTTGGTGTGGTGCTGGGGCTGATCATTATGAGCCTCTTATTGCTACTCCTTCAGCTTATGTTTCCCAGGAAAAGGTAGCATTGGTACTGTAG